GATAAAGGATCGTAAGTATGTGTTTCAAAATAGCCAGAGGGCATTTTATTACTTTCAAATTTAAATTCAGCAAAGCCTCCTGTTGGATATGTTATTCTTTTTAAAGTACCTATTATAGCTTTATCAAAATCTGCATCTTTTACGACTCCGTCAAATGTTAAATCATTATTAATTCTTAATCCTATACAATAATTTGAGCCATAATTTTTCCCATTTTGATAACCCCAATAATCTACGTTTTTTGAGTTTTTTGGCGGAAAATTACCTGCAAAATAATCAAAAACATAACCGTTGTTTAATGGATTATTTCCAACATATTCGATTAAAGAATTTAATTTGAGCCTTTTGAAAACGTGTTCATACTGAATATCTCCAGAATAATCATTATTAAAGTAAGAATAATTGAATCTGTAAGACTTTATTAAATCGTTTTTATTATTATAAATAGCAATTGAATCTAATTTTTTAGCAGTAGTTTTTAAATCTAATCTTGAGGAACAATTAAACTCAATTTTTCCAAAATCGCCTTCTATTTTGTTTAACCTTAGACCTTCATTTACAACTTTTGATTTGTAGCTATATTGACTATCACTATAATTATTTGAACCTATTGGTGTACCATAACGATAGTTTTCACGAGATTCTTGAGTTGGCAGGTGCTGCGTTTCAGAATCATACGTGAAATCTATTTCTCTACCTTTACTAGTGATTATTTTTGTTAAGCACCAACTAGTTACATTTGTTGGAGGTCCCATGCCTGAAGAACCCCCATCGCTGCCTAAATCTCCTCTTATATTAAACCAATTATTGAAACTTAAAGCACTTGTGTCATATACAGAATTAGAAGAATGTATATTCTGATTTAACCAACCAACAACAGAATAATTTTTAGTAGTTTCCCATTGATTATATTGATACTGATTTCCTTCTGAATCTGTAATTTTAAATGTCACATTGGATCCTAATCCATTTCTAATTACTTCAACCTTTAAATTATGTGATTTATCAAACAACACAGCTCCTCTTGATTTATCTATTAAAAATTTACCATTCATATTTGGCAGGTTGTAGAAAAAAATATCTGGCTCTGGATCGTAAAATAATTGGTATTCTGGACATCCTGAAGGCCAATAATTACATTCTGAACTACCCTGTTGCCCATAGTGATTGATTAAATTTGAATCAATATCTGGAGCGTCATAATAACCTCTAAGCATAAAAGGATAGCCTCTATCTGAAGTCATCATAAAGTCATCAGCTCCATTAATAGTTCTTGATATTCTGCCTCCGACATCAAGTGACCAACCTAATCCAACCCAAGTTGCTTCCTGATCTACTCTAATTCCTGATGCATGGTAATTCAGTGAAATAGGTAATTTAAAACCATCAACGTTAATTTCATAAATTGGAATACTTGTATTTGGTGTACCAGTATAGTATGAAACTGGATAGTCTGCATATTTAGCAAGTTCAGCAGCGTTTGGAGTCATGGGCACCACATGTGGATATGCTATATCTTCATTTTGTGAATGTAAAGTTGTTACGAAAACAATTGCAATTAATGAAGTAATTATTTTTGTTATTTTTTTCATCTTAAATTTATTTTTTAATCACTTTTACGCTTCCTGTTTGGGTATTGGTATTTATCTCTACAAGATAAATACCTTGTGGTAGGTGGCTTACTTCCATAGGAATGGTGTGTTCTCCTTTTAAGGTTTGGGTTTGCAAGCTTCTTCCGTTTAAATCATATAAAGTAGCTGTACCGTCTTGGTAGTCAAAGTTGACTATGACATTGGTAAAACTAATCGCTGGATTGGGCATCGCTTCTACTGTGATTTTTAGTTCTTCTTCTTTTTCTTTGTCTCTTAGTTTTACTACCCAAAAATCGGTGCCTCCTTTTGTGGAGTTTTTGTCTCTTGATGCATTTCCGTTTGAAGTTCCTGCTAATAAGTATCCACCATCTCTGGTTTCTAGTAGTTTTTTTAGTACTTCATCACCTTTACTTCCTACCGTTTGGTTCCAAATTTCTTCTCCTTTGGCATTGATTTTTAAAGCTATATAATCGTTAATCCCTTCTTTGTCTGATTGCAAACTTTTCACTTTTGACTTTTGACTTTTCACTTGTGCCTCACTCTGTGCATAGCCTCCAATCAAGTAGCTTCCATCTGGGTTTTCTACAATCGAGGTTAAGACATCAATTTTACCATAGTTATAGGTTTCTTGCCAATCGATGCCTCCTGTTTTATCCAATTTTAGTACCCAAAAATCAGTACCTTCTTTGTTGGATTTTGATTTGGAATTCGTAGCTCCAGAATTGGAATTTCCTCCTACTATAAAGCCACCGTCTTTCGTTTGAGAAAGCGCAAATAAGTTGTCGTCTTTATCACCACCTAATGTGCTTTGCCATTCAATAACACCCTCTTCGTTTAGTTTTACTATCCAGTAATCACCTAATCCGTAATTGGCTTCGGTTTTGTCTCCCGAAATTGGGGAATTGGAATAACCTCCTAGTATATAACCACCATCTGTAGTTTGGTGGATGCTTTTTAATTCGTCTTGGTATTGCCCTCCAATGGTTTTTTGCCATTGCATCGTGCCATCTGACTTTAATTTTACTACCCAATAATCTAAATTCCCTCTGGAATCTTCATTTTTGGAGTATTTGTCTTTTTCAATATCTTCCGAAGCATCTGAACTGGAAGTGCCTCCTAAAATATAACCACCATCTTTTGTAGGAGCTACACTTAGTAGTTTTTCCATGCTACTGCCTCCTATGGTTTTTTGCCAAATTTCTTGTCCTTTGGCATTTAATTTTATCACCCAAAAATCTTCTTGTCCTTTTGAAGCTTCTTTTTTGTCGATTCCTTTATCTGAAGTAGAGGTTCCTCCTAATATAAAACCGCCATCTTGGGTAATGGCAATGCTTTGTAGTAGGTCTACTTGGTTCCCTCCAAAGCTTTTTTGCCAATCGAGATTGCCATTTTCATCCATTTTCCAAAGCCAATAATCTAGGTCTCCTTTATTATCATCTTCTTTGTTGCCGTTTTTCCCAGAAATAGAGCTTCCTGCTAGAATAAATCCATAGTCTGGTGTAGCAATGGCATCATATAGAAATTCGGCATGTTTGCCTCCATAGGATTTCTCCCAAAGGATGTCTTGGGCTGACACAATAGTGGTACATAACAGTATCGCTGTTATATAAGTACGGGTTAATACAGTCATTTTTACGAGAATTAATTTTTAATAAAATAGAAATTAGCACGTGTTAATAATAACACGAAAATAAAATCGCACAATAGTATAAACTTTGTAAGAATAAATTTTACAGTTTTTCTATACTTTTTGTTAAAATTTACACATAAAGAAACAGTAACTTGGTCAACAATCGTTGTTTTTGAATTCATGACAAATCTATTTGTAGAATGATTCATCTGCAACCAATGATGTGTTGATTTACCGTATTTTCGATATGGATTTTTTGAAAATCCATACTCTTTTTCTATTAAGAATCTGGAATTTTCAGGAGATAACCTCTATTTTGGGAAAGCTTCCCTTTTTTGAGAAATTCTTATGTATGTCTTTAAAAAATGGGAGAAGTGGTATTTACTATCCTTATTTAAAAGGTTTGCGAACAAGCATAAGCAAAGTCATTACTTTTGAGGTAAGTTTGTTTTTCAAGATACTGACGGCTTTTCCAACCTGATTTTCAACGGTCTTTACAGAGATATCCAATTTTTTGGCGATTTCCTTTTGCGGTATGCCCTCTTGTTTATGGAGCAGGAAAATCTCACGACAACGTGGTGGAAGCTTGTCAATGGCTTCTTTTAATTTATTGAGCTTTAATTGCCAAGTTTCCTCACTTTCTTCCAATAGTGGTGTTAGTGCTTGGAATTTAAAGGCGTCTAGCTCCTCATGATAGCGTTTCTCTTTTCTATATCCATTAATAAACTCATTATAGGTCATTCGATAGAGATAAGCTTTAAGGGAACCATTTGGATGGAAGGATTCTCGTTTGGTCCACACCTTTAAAAATACCTCCTGAACAATATCCTCAGCTTTACTTTGGTCAGAAGTGAAAGTTAAGGCATAGTGGTAAAGACGCTCGTAATAATAATGGAAAAGGGACTGGTAGGCCTGCTGGTTACCACACCTAATTTCGGGGAGTATCCTAAGTTCATATTCAGGTGAAAAATCCATTGCCAGTCACGTAACGAAAAAATAAAGATAAGATAACCTTTGTTAAAAAAAAATATTTTTTTCGTAGGGGATTTTAGGAATTATGGCGTGTTATAGATAAAACAACCGTTATAATCCCATATAAAATGGAAAACAAAGACAATAGGCTTATAGAAGAATTTCTTAACGGCAAACTAAACGAACAGGATGCAGAAACTTTAAAAAAGTGGATGGAACATCCTGACAATGCCCATTTCCTAAAAGAAGAAACCCAGCTGTATTATCGTCTTAATGCCCTATTACATTCAGTTGATACTGAGAAAGCCTATAAAAGAAATACCGCTTTGCTCCATAAAAAAGCAACAAGGAGATTCCCATGGGTATCTATATTTAAATATGCAGCCCTTATGGTTATGTTATTGGGTTCAGCATGGCTTATACGGTCTTTATTGTTAGCTGGAGATGATAAACTCATAATACCTGAAACGCAGATTACCCTTGAATTGGAGGATGGTTCCTTAATGAAAATCCAACTAGGAGAAACTCGTGAAATCCAAACAGCAAAAGGTGAAAAAATTTCTACCCAAAAACATGATATCCTGTATTATGACACCACCTCAAAAGATAATAAAACAACCTATAATACCTTAAAGATACCTTATGGCAAAACCTTTAAAGTACAATTGTCCGATGGTAGTCTTGTACATCTTAATGCTGGGTCACAGTTAAAATATCCCAATAATTTTACCGAATCTAAACGAAAGGTTTATTTGCAAGGAGAAGCTTATTTTGAGGTAACTCCTAATAAAGACAAACCTTTTATAGTACAAACATCAGATACTGATATTCAAGTATTAGGCACCAAATTCAATGTTTCTGCATATCCAGACGAAAAGCTAGTTGCCACGGTTTTAGTGGAAGGCTCAGTAAAAATTACAGAAAAAGAAACCAACAAAAGTACAAATGTTATTCTGCTTCCTGGCCAGCTAGCCTTATGGAATAAAACCACTGAAAAAATAAATGTTACTAAGGTAGATGTGGAAGATTACACTTCATGGATAGAAGGAAAACTGGTTTTTGAGAGCAAGACCTTTGAAGAAATGCTTAGGGTGTTGCAGCGTAAATACAACGTTTCAATCGAAAACCGCTATAGCGAACTCAATACAGGACGCTATAGAGGGCGCTTCGAAGATGAATCCATAGAACAGATCATGAAAACATTTGCAAAAAGCCGTCTGTTCAGTTATACCATAAAGAACAATACCTTAATTATTGAAAAACCTGAAAATAAATAACACCCTTAAAACAATTATAGAGATATGAAAAGTTTCCCTTTTATTATTAGAAAACCGCCATAGGAAGAACCCCCATTTTTCTTAATTTGAATTAGTCATTAAAAAATCGTGGGATGCGCTAACATCCCACGATGACTAAAATTTAGTGATCGTAACAATCAAACCACCAAAAGACAAAAATATGAAAAATACTTTTTGTACAAGAGGCTTAGTTCCTTGTACTTTTAAATTTGACCTAAAGATGAAACTCACCGTTTTCTTTGTTGCTGTTTCTTTATTCCAGTTACAGGCTTTTACCTTTTACGGACAAAAGGCAAAAGTAAGCCTGAATGCGGAAGGGACAACACTTGAAACGGTTTTTAAGGAAATCGAGAAACAGACCGATTATAGGTTTTTCTACAATCTGGAAGATATCGATACCAAGCGCGCTGTTACCCTTAAAATAAAACAGCAACCTCTTGATGTTGTATTGAAAGCCTTATTTAAAGACACTGTTATTGATTATGACATTGTGGAAAAACAGATTGTACTTACTGTAAAAAAGGTAGTTCCCCCAAACCCAAAGGGCGCAGATAATACCAAACCACAACAATCGATACAAGGTAAGGTTTATGACCACGCTGGACTTCCCTTCCCCGGAGTAACAGTCCTTATAAAAGGAACTACCAGAGGAACTGCAACAAATTTTGATGGCTCTTACACCATCCTTGTACCCAACCCAGAGAGCATACTCGTGTTTTCTGCTTTAGCATTTGCACCACAGGAAATAACCGTTGGTAACCAAACAGTGATTAATGTGACACTTATGGAACAGGTGAGTGAATTGGGAGAAGTGACCTTGAGTTTCAATACAGGATATCAGCACTTGCCAAAAGAACGGGCAACAGGAAGTTTTGTTCATATTGACAGTGCCCTAATTAACAGACGCGTCGGGACAAATATTTTAGAAAGGCTGGAAGGTCTGTCAAGTGGCCTTCTATTTAACTCTAGAATTCAGGATGGGAATAATAATTCCAATATTACTATACGTGGACGTAGTACCATATTTGCCAATCCTAACCCACTAATTATAGTGGATAATTTTCCTTATGATGGCGATATTAACTCCATTAACCCTAATGATATTGAAGATATAACCATTTTAAAAGATGCTGCGGCAGCAAGTATATGGGGAGTTCGTGCAGGAAACGGAGTAATAGTAATAAGTACTAAAAAAGGAAGTCCAAATACAAAACCTACCATCAACATTAATTCAAATGTTACTGTAGGTCAAAAACCAGACCTTTACTATCCATCCCAAATATCATCTCCTGATTTTATAGGGCTTGAGAAGTTTCTGTTCGACCAAGGATTTTACGATAATGAGATTAGTAACGGATACTCCGCAATATCCCCAGCTGTAGCATTAATGCAACATTTAAGGGAGGGAGGGATTTCACAAAATGAATATGGTCGCAAAATAGCACTATTGGCTAGTTATGATGTACGGGATGACCTGAAAAAATATTTTTACAGAAGCAGTATTAATCAACAACTCAATGTTAATATCAGTGGCGGGAATGATTACCAAAAATATTTTATTTCGGGAGGATTTGACAAAAACCTTGACAACCTGACCACGAATAGCTTTGAACGGGTAACCATCAATGCCAACAATACCTATAACCTGTTGAGAGACAAGTTACAGGTGTTTACAGGAGTGTATTTCTCCCAAAATACCACAGGTAGTAATGCAGACACTTACAGGCCATACAGACCCTATGACCGTTTAGCAGACAATAATGGAAACCCTTTGCCAGTAACCGATTACTTCAATCAAAACCTGAGAGCTTCTTATGTGGATACTGTCGGAAGCGGTAGATTATTGGATTGGCATTATTATCCTTTAAATGAACGCAACGAAAACCGTGAGTCTAAGCTAACAGGATACCGGTTTCTCTCTGGAATTACCTATAACATTACTGACTACTTAAAACTTCAGGCTAATTATCAATACCAACAGGATGAAAAAAAAGATGTTATTAACCGAGATCAGAATTCATTTTAC
This genomic window from Mariniflexile sp. TRM1-10 contains:
- a CDS encoding T9SS type A sorting domain-containing protein codes for the protein MTVLTRTYITAILLCTTIVSAQDILWEKSYGGKHAEFLYDAIATPDYGFILAGSSISGKNGNKEDDNKGDLDYWLWKMDENGNLDWQKSFGGNQVDLLQSIAITQDGGFILGGTSTSDKGIDKKEASKGQEDFWVIKLNAKGQEIWQKTIGGSSMEKLLSVAPTKDGGYILGGTSSSDASEDIEKDKYSKNEDSRGNLDYWVVKLKSDGTMQWQKTIGGQYQDELKSIHQTTDGGYILGGYSNSPISGDKTEANYGLGDYWIVKLNEEGVIEWQSTLGGDKDDNLFALSQTKDGGFIVGGNSNSGATNSKSKSNKEGTDFWVLKLDKTGGIDWQETYNYGKIDVLTSIVENPDGSYLIGGYAQSEAQVKSQKSKVKSLQSDKEGINDYIALKINAKGEEIWNQTVGSKGDEVLKKLLETRDGGYLLAGTSNGNASRDKNSTKGGTDFWVVKLRDKEKEEELKITVEAMPNPAISFTNVIVNFDYQDGTATLYDLNGRSLQTQTLKGEHTIPMEVSHLPQGIYLVEINTNTQTGSVKVIKK
- a CDS encoding RNA polymerase sigma factor — encoded protein: MDFSPEYELRILPEIRCGNQQAYQSLFHYYYERLYHYALTFTSDQSKAEDIVQEVFLKVWTKRESFHPNGSLKAYLYRMTYNEFINGYRKEKRYHEELDAFKFQALTPLLEESEETWQLKLNKLKEAIDKLPPRCREIFLLHKQEGIPQKEIAKKLDISVKTVENQVGKAVSILKNKLTSKVMTLLMLVRKPFK
- a CDS encoding FecR family protein, which gives rise to MENKDNRLIEEFLNGKLNEQDAETLKKWMEHPDNAHFLKEETQLYYRLNALLHSVDTEKAYKRNTALLHKKATRRFPWVSIFKYAALMVMLLGSAWLIRSLLLAGDDKLIIPETQITLELEDGSLMKIQLGETREIQTAKGEKISTQKHDILYYDTTSKDNKTTYNTLKIPYGKTFKVQLSDGSLVHLNAGSQLKYPNNFTESKRKVYLQGEAYFEVTPNKDKPFIVQTSDTDIQVLGTKFNVSAYPDEKLVATVLVEGSVKITEKETNKSTNVILLPGQLALWNKTTEKINVTKVDVEDYTSWIEGKLVFESKTFEEMLRVLQRKYNVSIENRYSELNTGRYRGRFEDESIEQIMKTFAKSRLFSYTIKNNTLIIEKPENK
- a CDS encoding SusC/RagA family TonB-linked outer membrane protein, translated to MKNTFCTRGLVPCTFKFDLKMKLTVFFVAVSLFQLQAFTFYGQKAKVSLNAEGTTLETVFKEIEKQTDYRFFYNLEDIDTKRAVTLKIKQQPLDVVLKALFKDTVIDYDIVEKQIVLTVKKVVPPNPKGADNTKPQQSIQGKVYDHAGLPFPGVTVLIKGTTRGTATNFDGSYTILVPNPESILVFSALAFAPQEITVGNQTVINVTLMEQVSELGEVTLSFNTGYQHLPKERATGSFVHIDSALINRRVGTNILERLEGLSSGLLFNSRIQDGNNNSNITIRGRSTIFANPNPLIIVDNFPYDGDINSINPNDIEDITILKDAAAASIWGVRAGNGVIVISTKKGSPNTKPTININSNVTVGQKPDLYYPSQISSPDFIGLEKFLFDQGFYDNEISNGYSAISPAVALMQHLREGGISQNEYGRKIALLASYDVRDDLKKYFYRSSINQQLNVNISGGNDYQKYFISGGFDKNLDNLTTNSFERVTINANNTYNLLRDKLQVFTGVYFSQNTTGSNADTYRPYRPYDRLADNNGNPLPVTDYFNQNLRASYVDTVGSGRLLDWHYYPLNERNENRESKLTGYRFLSGITYNITDYLKLQANYQYQQDEKKDVINRDQNSFYARNYINRFSSIDETGTVNRVVGLGAIVDRFNTSIRSQYGRIQLSYDDVINEKHTITALGGFEIKDYQEDYFAQRYYGYNPELGTNSNSQINPMQYYKIYYDPFGYSTIATDPSESGATDRYRSWYFNAAYTFNNLYTISGSVRKDETNLFGVKANQKGVPLWSAGASWNIGKEAFYHSALLPNLKLRMSFGYNGNVDKTTSAYLTANALFYNNWNVNYSTIINPPNPSLGWEKIQNVNLGLDFALKNHVVSGSLEYYQKKGTDLIGNSPIAPQTGVTYYRGNNANSEINGFDATINFIALNKRVKWDIDFLYSYMSNKITKYKALQGYNGVIINGNYSNPLEGYPYSSVFAFRSAGLDSEGNPQGYLNGDISTEYSEIYNSTDSDELIFKGSAVPISFGSLRNNLQFKDFSLSVNVIYKLDYYFRRTGAFSGSNYSNYTQGDFPDRWQNQGDELTTRVPSLVYPQNYLRDLFYLSSEDVVEKGDHIRLQDIRLSYQLNKNNLKWLPFHTIQIYSYINNIGIIWRANKKGIDPDVGTQLIPAVRTFAFGVNTTF